In a single window of the Zea mays cultivar B73 chromosome 5, Zm-B73-REFERENCE-NAM-5.0, whole genome shotgun sequence genome:
- the LOC103627587 gene encoding probable WRKY transcription factor 14, with product MCDYFLQRMDQGDHHHHHQAGDLTDVVRAGGAMHQAAVAELPSADTGWQLPAEPAAGACLFPPPQPSSSDCDGFADAFAGLPDPFASDFRTSSSSGVGLCPADDFFDFEAPAAAAAGGGARRGGGVLAGAQMPALSPREIRPYPVTMGGDTVKIGAPTMMPGLAVGPPCCAFDAVAGMQMPSPHAHGGGIKRRKNQARKVVCIPAPAPSSAGGRTTGEVVPSDLWAWRKYGQKPIKGSPYPRGYYRCSSSKGCPARKQVERSRTDPSLLVITYNSEHNHPWPTQRNALAGSTRSHHAKSGKNSSSHSLQKPNLKAEPEHHQASEAVPSYATTATAATTTSTTTTATTSTTSNSTPPETVAAVKEEAMVGSEVEKGTDHDASVLLDHGDLMQQMFSQSYYRPKIPEASGGHHADDFFADLAELESDPMSLIFPGGDPGKKGRMSSESLGMGTDPLFNMLDWGASATDVAATSAGSSFEQDEEWLA from the exons ATGTGTGACTACTTCCTGCAAAGGATGGATCAGGgcgaccaccaccaccaccaccaggccGGAGACCTCACGGACGTCGTCCGAGCCGGCGGCGCGATGCATCAGGCAGCTGTCGCGGAGCTCCCCTCCGCGGACACGGGGTGGCAGCTCCCGGCCGAGCCAGCAGCTGGAGCATGCCTCTTCCCGCCACCCCAGCCCTCGTCGTCGGACTGCGACGGCTTCGCGGACGCGTTCGCCGGCCTCCCGGACCCATTTGCCAGCGACTTtcgcacctcctcctcctccggcgtgGGCCTTTGCCCTGCCGACGACTTCTTCGACTTCGaggcgcctgctgctgctgctgccggtgGCGGCGCTCGAAGAGGCGGAGGCGTACTGGCGGGCGCGCAGATGCCCGCGCTGTCGCCGAGAGAGATACGGCCGTACCCGGTGACGATGGGCGGCGACACCGTGAAGATCGGCGCGCCGACGATGATGCCCGGGCTGGCCGTTGGGCCGCCCTGCTGTGCGTTCGACGCTGTCGCCGGGATGCAGATGCCGTCGCCGCACGCGCACGGTGGCGGGATCAAGCGCAG GAAAAACCAGGCAAGGAAGGTGGTCTGCATCCCAGCTCCTGCACCATCATCGGCAGGAGGAAGGACCACTGGGGAGGTTGTTCCTTCTGATCTCTGGGCTTGGAGGAAGTATGGACAGAAGCCTATCAAAGGATCACCCTACCCAAG AGGGTACTACAGATGCAGCAGCTCTAAAGGATGCCCGGCGCGGAAGCAGGTGGAGCGCAGCCGAACCGACCCAAGCCTGCTCGTGATCACCTACAACTCGGAGCACAACCACCCTTGGCCGACGCAGCGCAACGCGCTCGCCGGCTCAACACGCTCTCACCACGCCAAGAGCGGCAAGAACAGCTCCTCGCACAGTCTGCAGAAGCCGAACCTTAAAGCGGAACCGGAGCATCACCAAGCCTCGGAGGCGGTCCCCAGCTACGCCACCACCGCGACCGCAGCCACAACCACAAGCACCACCACCACAGCGACCACAAGCACCACCAGCAACAGTACTCCTCCGGAGACGGTGGCTGCAGTGAAAGAGGAGGCGATGGTTGGGTCGGAAGTGGAGAAAGGAACAGACCACGACGCTTCTGTCCTGCTGGACCACGGTGATCTCATGCAGCAGATGTTCAGCCAGAGCTACTACAGGCCGAAGATACCGGAGGCCAGCGGCGGCCACCACGCCGATGACTTcttcgctgacctcgccgagctGGAGTCGGATCCCATGAGCCTCATCTTCCCAGGCGGTGATCCTGGGAAGAAGGGAAGAATGTCCAGCGAGAGCTTGGGCATGGGCACCGACCCATTATTCAACATGCTAGATTGGGGTGCCAGTGCCACTGATGTTGCTGCTACTTCTGCAGGGAGTTCATTTGAGCAAGACGAAGAGTGGTTGGCGTGA